In Methylomagnum ishizawai, one DNA window encodes the following:
- the ribBA gene encoding bifunctional 3,4-dihydroxy-2-butanone-4-phosphate synthase/GTP cyclohydrolase II: MNTSEEIIEDIRQGKMVILMDDEDRENEGDLVMAAVHTRPEDINFMARYGRGLICLTLTRERCQQLRLPLMVNENKTPHSTNFTVSIEAATGVTTGISAADRARTIQCAVSAYAKPDDLVQPGHVFPLMAQPGGVLNRAGHTEAGCDLARLAGLEPAAVIVEILNEDGSMARRADLEQFAELHGLKIGTIADLIHYRIQNEKTVERICECEFPTEYAKFRLYAYQDQVDQRLHLALTLGQVSGPEPVLVRVHGRNLLRDLLCGRRGDGGLTLKRAMQRLAEEGRGILVVIRREEDDKSLVERIHHYQMQDHGIAIAPPEEHSEDWRTTGTGAQILADLGVHKLRVLGSSPKKYLGLSGYGLEVVEYVAAE; this comes from the coding sequence ATGAACACCAGCGAAGAAATCATCGAGGATATCCGCCAAGGCAAAATGGTGATCCTCATGGACGACGAGGACCGCGAGAACGAGGGCGATTTGGTGATGGCGGCGGTCCACACCCGGCCCGAGGATATCAATTTCATGGCCCGCTATGGCCGTGGCCTGATCTGCCTGACCCTGACCCGCGAGCGTTGCCAGCAGCTCCGCCTGCCCTTGATGGTCAACGAGAACAAAACCCCGCATTCCACCAATTTCACCGTGTCCATCGAGGCCGCGACCGGGGTCACCACCGGCATTTCGGCGGCGGACCGCGCCCGCACCATCCAATGCGCCGTGTCGGCCTACGCCAAGCCGGACGATCTGGTCCAGCCCGGCCATGTGTTCCCGCTGATGGCCCAGCCCGGCGGCGTCCTCAACCGGGCCGGCCACACCGAGGCCGGTTGCGATCTGGCGCGGCTGGCCGGGCTGGAACCCGCCGCTGTGATCGTCGAAATCCTCAACGAGGACGGCAGCATGGCCCGCCGCGCCGACCTCGAACAATTCGCCGAATTGCACGGGCTCAAGATCGGCACCATCGCCGACCTGATCCATTACCGCATACAGAACGAAAAGACCGTGGAACGCATCTGCGAATGCGAATTCCCCACCGAGTACGCCAAGTTCCGCCTCTACGCCTATCAAGACCAGGTGGACCAGCGCCTGCATCTGGCCCTGACCCTGGGCCAGGTGTCGGGACCGGAGCCGGTGCTGGTGCGGGTGCATGGGCGGAACCTGCTGCGGGATTTGCTCTGCGGCCGCCGCGGCGATGGCGGGCTGACCCTGAAACGCGCCATGCAGCGCCTCGCCGAGGAAGGCCGGGGCATCCTGGTGGTGATCCGCCGCGAGGAGGACGATAAATCCCTGGTCGAGCGTATCCACCATTACCAGATGCAAGACCACGGCATCGCCATCGCCCCGCCCGAGGAACATTCCGAGGACTGGCGCACCACCGGCACCGGGGCGCAAATCCTGGCCGATTTGGGCGTACACAAGCTGCGGGTGCTGGGGAGTTCGCCCAAGAAATACCTGGGGCTGTCGGGCTACGGGCTCGAAGTGGTCGAGTATGTCGCCGCGGAGTAG
- a CDS encoding riboflavin synthase has protein sequence MFTGIILAVGTLSRIEPQGGDCRLTIDTGKLPLADVKLGDSIAVGGVCLTAVELGPRHFCADVSRETLSRTTLGEARTGAQVNLELALLPTTRLGGHLVSGHVDGVGVVVDKHADARSVRFTVEAPAPLAKYIAEKGSICVDGISLTVNAVDGARFGLNIVPHTLKETTLGSTETGRRVNLEVDLLARYTERLLLGDKAAEGGSGVTMALLRTSGFVA, from the coding sequence ATGTTCACCGGCATCATCCTGGCGGTAGGCACCTTATCCCGCATCGAACCCCAGGGCGGCGACTGCCGCCTCACCATCGACACCGGCAAGCTCCCCCTGGCCGATGTGAAACTCGGCGACAGCATCGCCGTCGGCGGCGTGTGCCTGACCGCCGTCGAACTCGGCCCCCGCCATTTCTGCGCCGATGTGTCGAGGGAAACCCTGTCCCGCACCACCCTGGGCGAGGCCAGGACCGGCGCGCAGGTCAATCTGGAACTGGCCTTGCTGCCGACCACGCGGCTGGGCGGGCATCTGGTCAGCGGCCATGTCGATGGCGTGGGCGTGGTGGTGGATAAGCACGCCGATGCCCGCTCGGTGCGCTTCACCGTCGAAGCCCCCGCGCCGCTGGCCAAATACATCGCCGAAAAAGGTTCGATCTGCGTCGATGGCATCAGCCTCACCGTCAACGCGGTGGATGGGGCGCGGTTCGGTCTCAACATCGTGCCCCACACCCTCAAGGAAACCACGCTGGGCAGCACCGAAACCGGGCGGCGGGTCAATCTGGAGGTCGATCTCCTGGCCCGCTATACCGAGCGCCTATTGCTGGGCGACAAGGCGGCGGAGGGTGGTTCCGGCGTGACGATGGCATTGCTGCGGACTTCGGGTTTCGTGGCCTGA
- a CDS encoding tetratricopeptide repeat protein, with the protein MPDSPSYDLLISHTPAHGPAVRPLLEALRQRGVSYRTAPAHECPDLPAGFGLAKACLIWASEDYFQSRAAQTHLAAVFSAQDHATAPPARRLLLVNAGTGTRHIYPVRLRDWRYAAAPDIQDAPGHAALAASLHTHCAALVGCLAQARPWVPPPWHAAHQERPEPTLIFLRRERELWDIHAWLSPDPAPSADTEPGPVVAVAGLEGQGKSTLAREYVHRFGPAFPGGIFWLTAREAKPTASVAELAENPPLKMQLLAFLHTLSPQDPTPPAADTPALLERLGSRLAQAGQPFLWIVDDLPEGLNGPALRQWLAPAGHLGRTLLTTRGQRYDEQLECIHLPPLDEETAWRLLTWNLPPTSGPERAATARLLDELGRQPLAITAGNAAARGNRRQRNAPYTALRRRLGDPAYGAVIVAANLHSGLPKAQETALAGALLAAMSAMGEAGHDVLRLAANLADAPLPLDFVVDCLAASGLCGEQQRQHPLRARCLELLGIPRPSAAELAQRHAGTAIAVLDRLGLGEATGGHLHLHSLTVHTMRIANHDLRRLAALHRAAVSVLHDLAATCAAADDWRRLAALAPHARALTADPREHSAQETQADLACRARLAAFLGDMDMAHGLPQRALDMYRHAGAGLARAVAADAEAWDWLAELARIRERTGDILAARGDAAGALDTYLKSLRIRKRLTAQDPGREDWQLGQWSLYLKAGEALAQGGDLDKARNSYRAGLTQRSALPSAALADGEREYALAAAFERLAGLYRKQKQVGAALDALGPALEIYQKLAGQTPANPKSAAAPARVHGQLAEILRERGEIQPALEHYRQAIAAYTQLSGQDSANLEWKRQLAQCHRWAGEISVAQSQPEAAIKHYRARTNLLKRLMPQGSPDAALQREIAVNYAKLGLLCDQTGDIPTALGYYRKARAGAALWAELVPEDNSLQGELAWVEKRLAQEETPSAA; encoded by the coding sequence GTGCCAGACTCCCCCAGCTACGACCTGCTCATCAGCCACACCCCCGCCCACGGCCCCGCCGTGCGCCCGCTGCTCGAAGCCCTGCGCCAACGGGGCGTTTCCTACCGCACCGCACCCGCCCACGAATGCCCCGACCTGCCCGCCGGATTCGGCCTAGCCAAAGCCTGCTTGATCTGGGCTTCGGAAGATTATTTCCAATCCCGCGCCGCTCAAACCCACTTGGCGGCGGTTTTTTCCGCCCAAGACCACGCCACCGCCCCGCCCGCCCGCCGCCTGCTACTCGTTAACGCCGGGACCGGAACCCGGCATATCTATCCGGTGCGACTCCGGGACTGGCGCTATGCCGCCGCGCCGGATATCCAGGACGCACCCGGCCATGCCGCGCTGGCCGCATCCCTCCACACCCATTGCGCGGCCCTGGTCGGTTGCTTGGCCCAGGCCCGGCCCTGGGTTCCGCCGCCCTGGCACGCGGCCCATCAGGAACGGCCCGAACCGACCTTGATCTTCCTGCGGCGCGAACGGGAACTCTGGGATATCCACGCCTGGCTAAGCCCGGACCCCGCCCCGTCCGCCGATACGGAACCCGGCCCGGTGGTGGCTGTGGCGGGCCTCGAAGGCCAGGGCAAATCCACCCTGGCGCGGGAATACGTCCACCGTTTCGGCCCGGCCTTCCCCGGCGGCATCTTCTGGCTGACGGCGCGGGAGGCCAAGCCCACCGCCAGCGTGGCCGAGCTGGCCGAGAATCCGCCGCTCAAGATGCAGCTCCTGGCCTTCCTGCACACCTTGTCGCCGCAAGACCCGACCCCACCCGCCGCCGACACCCCCGCCCTGCTGGAACGGCTGGGCAGCCGCCTGGCCCAGGCCGGACAGCCGTTCCTGTGGATCGTGGACGACCTGCCCGAAGGACTGAACGGCCCGGCGCTCCGGCAATGGTTGGCCCCGGCGGGCCACCTGGGCCGCACCCTGCTCACCACCCGCGGCCAACGCTACGACGAACAGCTCGAATGCATCCACCTTCCCCCCCTGGACGAGGAAACCGCGTGGCGCTTGCTGACCTGGAACCTACCGCCCACCAGCGGTCCCGAACGGGCCGCGACCGCCCGGTTGCTGGACGAACTGGGCCGCCAACCCCTGGCGATCACGGCGGGCAACGCCGCCGCCCGCGGCAACCGCCGCCAGCGCAACGCCCCTTACACCGCGTTGCGGCGGCGGCTGGGCGATCCAGCCTATGGGGCCGTGATCGTCGCCGCCAATCTGCACAGCGGCCTGCCCAAGGCCCAGGAAACCGCCCTGGCCGGTGCCTTGCTCGCGGCCATGAGCGCGATGGGGGAAGCGGGCCACGATGTGCTACGGCTGGCGGCGAACCTGGCCGACGCGCCCCTGCCGCTGGATTTCGTGGTGGACTGTCTCGCGGCCAGCGGTCTGTGCGGGGAACAACAGCGCCAACATCCGCTGCGGGCGCGTTGCCTCGAACTCCTGGGAATACCACGGCCCAGCGCCGCCGAACTGGCCCAGCGCCACGCCGGGACGGCTATCGCCGTGCTGGACCGGCTCGGCCTGGGCGAAGCCACCGGTGGTCATCTACACCTACATTCCCTCACCGTACACACCATGCGGATCGCCAACCACGACCTGCGCCGGTTGGCGGCGCTGCACCGGGCGGCGGTCAGCGTGCTGCACGATTTGGCCGCGACCTGCGCGGCGGCGGACGATTGGCGGCGCTTGGCGGCGCTGGCCCCCCACGCCCGCGCCCTGACGGCGGACCCCCGCGAACACAGCGCCCAGGAAACCCAGGCCGACCTCGCCTGTCGCGCCCGGCTGGCCGCGTTCCTGGGCGATATGGACATGGCGCATGGCCTGCCACAACGCGCCCTGGACATGTATCGCCATGCCGGGGCGGGCTTGGCGCGGGCGGTGGCGGCGGACGCCGAAGCCTGGGATTGGCTGGCCGAACTGGCGCGGATACGGGAACGCACCGGCGACATCCTGGCGGCGCGGGGCGACGCGGCGGGCGCGCTCGACACCTATCTGAAAAGCCTCCGCATCCGCAAGCGCCTGACCGCGCAAGACCCTGGCCGGGAAGATTGGCAGCTCGGGCAATGGAGCCTTTATCTCAAGGCCGGGGAAGCCCTGGCCCAGGGCGGCGACCTGGACAAGGCCCGCAACAGCTACCGGGCCGGGCTGACCCAGCGCTCGGCCCTCCCCTCGGCGGCCCTGGCCGATGGCGAGCGGGAATACGCCCTGGCGGCGGCTTTCGAACGGCTGGCCGGGCTGTATCGCAAGCAGAAACAGGTCGGCGCGGCCCTGGACGCCTTGGGTCCGGCCTTGGAGATTTACCAAAAACTGGCCGGACAAACCCCCGCGAACCCCAAATCCGCCGCCGCCCCGGCGCGGGTCCACGGCCAGCTCGCCGAAATCCTGCGCGAACGCGGCGAAATCCAGCCCGCCCTGGAACATTACCGGCAGGCCATCGCCGCCTATACCCAGCTCTCGGGCCAGGATTCCGCCAATCTGGAATGGAAGCGCCAACTAGCCCAATGCCATCGGTGGGCGGGCGAAATCTCGGTGGCGCAATCCCAACCGGAAGCGGCCATCAAACACTACCGCGCCCGCACCAACCTACTGAAGCGCTTGATGCCACAAGGCAGTCCCGATGCCGCGCTACAGCGGGAAATCGCGGTCAACTACGCCAAGCTGGGCCTGTTGTGCGACCAGACCGGGGATATTCCCACCGCCCTGGGGTATTACCGCAAGGCGCGGGCCGGGGCCGCGCTCTGGGCCGAACTGGTGCCCGAGGATAACAGCCTGCAAGGCGAATTGGCTTGGGTGGAAAAACGCCTCGCCCAGGAGGAAACCCCATCGGCGGCCTGA
- the argS gene encoding arginine--tRNA ligase: protein MKKRLETLLRGAVARLQTEGALPADLEPTVLVERTRDAQHGDFATNLALALAKPARANPKQLAEKLVAALEPDATVVKVEIAGPGFINFFLDPQAQFGVIRAIHDAGRGYGLGRAGAGMKVQVEFVSANPTGPLHVGHGRGAAYGAVVANLLAAAGFEVHREYYVNDAGRQMDILAASVWLRYLEECGEVLVFPSNGYRGEYVRDVSRELHQRHGEGFRHPAAAVFADIPADEPQGGDKEIHIDALVARAKALLGPEGYRTVFDAGLDSILGDIRQDLEEFGVRYDQWFSERGLTETQAVERALRKLEAAGHLYQKDGATWFASSRLGDEKDRVVVRENGQMTYFASDIAYHMDKLDRGFDRIINIWGADHHGYIPRVKAAIQALGGDPNKLDVLLVQFAVLYRGEEKVQMSTRSGEFVTLRQLRNEVGKDAARFFYVMRKSDQHMDFDLKLATSRSNENPVYYVQYAHARVCSVFRELDEKGWARDLALGMAHLNKLVEPHETALVGTLSRYPEVVEQSALQHAPHHLLHYLRELAAEFHAYYFAHKFLVEDAALRDARLNLIAAIRQVIANGLGLLDVSAPEAM from the coding sequence ATGAAAAAACGCCTGGAAACCCTGTTGCGGGGCGCGGTCGCCCGTTTGCAAACCGAGGGCGCATTGCCCGCCGATTTGGAGCCTACCGTCCTGGTGGAGCGCACCCGCGACGCCCAACACGGCGATTTCGCCACCAATCTCGCCCTGGCCCTGGCCAAACCGGCCCGCGCCAACCCCAAACAACTGGCGGAGAAACTGGTCGCCGCGCTCGAACCCGATGCCACTGTGGTCAAGGTGGAGATCGCCGGGCCGGGCTTCATCAATTTCTTCCTCGACCCGCAGGCGCAGTTCGGCGTGATCCGCGCCATCCATGACGCCGGGCGCGGTTATGGGCTGGGCCGGGCCGGGGCCGGAATGAAGGTCCAGGTGGAATTCGTCTCGGCCAATCCCACCGGCCCCTTGCATGTCGGGCACGGGCGCGGCGCGGCCTATGGCGCGGTGGTGGCGAATCTGTTGGCGGCGGCGGGTTTCGAGGTCCACCGCGAATACTATGTGAACGACGCCGGGCGGCAGATGGACATCCTCGCCGCCAGCGTGTGGCTGCGCTATCTGGAGGAATGCGGCGAAGTCCTGGTCTTTCCCAGCAATGGCTACCGCGGCGAATATGTGCGGGACGTTTCCAGGGAGCTGCACCAGCGCCACGGCGAGGGCTTCCGCCATCCCGCCGCCGCGGTGTTTGCCGACATCCCCGCCGACGAGCCACAAGGCGGCGACAAGGAAATCCATATCGACGCCCTGGTCGCCCGCGCCAAAGCCCTGCTCGGGCCGGAAGGCTATCGCACGGTGTTCGATGCCGGACTCGACAGCATCCTCGGCGATATCCGCCAGGACTTGGAAGAATTCGGCGTCCGCTACGACCAATGGTTCTCCGAACGCGGCCTGACCGAAACCCAGGCGGTGGAACGCGCCCTGCGAAAGCTGGAAGCGGCGGGCCATCTCTATCAAAAAGACGGCGCGACCTGGTTCGCGTCCAGCCGCCTGGGCGACGAGAAAGACCGGGTGGTGGTGCGTGAAAACGGCCAGATGACCTATTTCGCCTCCGACATCGCCTATCACATGGACAAACTGGACCGCGGCTTCGACCGGATCATCAACATCTGGGGCGCGGACCACCACGGTTATATCCCCAGGGTGAAAGCCGCCATCCAGGCTTTGGGCGGCGACCCCAATAAGCTGGATGTGCTGCTGGTGCAATTCGCCGTGCTGTACCGGGGCGAGGAAAAAGTGCAGATGTCCACCCGCTCCGGCGAGTTCGTGACTCTCCGGCAACTCCGCAACGAAGTCGGCAAGGACGCGGCCCGGTTCTTCTACGTGATGCGTAAATCCGACCAGCACATGGATTTCGACCTCAAGCTGGCGACTTCCCGCAGCAACGAAAACCCGGTCTACTACGTGCAATACGCCCACGCCCGCGTATGCAGCGTATTCCGCGAGTTGGACGAGAAAGGCTGGGCCCGCGATTTGGCGCTGGGCATGGCGCATTTGAATAAACTGGTCGAACCCCACGAAACCGCCCTGGTCGGCACCTTATCGCGCTACCCGGAAGTGGTGGAGCAATCGGCCCTGCAACACGCCCCGCACCATCTCCTGCACTATCTCCGCGAGTTGGCGGCGGAATTCCACGCCTACTATTTCGCCCACAAGTTCCTGGTGGAGGACGCCGCCCTGCGCGACGCCCGCTTGAACCTGATCGCCGCCATCCGGCAGGTGATCGCCAACGGCCTGGGCCTACTGGACGTATCGGCCCCCGAAGCCATGTAA
- a CDS encoding SPOR domain-containing protein: MSKDYKNRIPAYRRENQRKSPARAWGWAGAAVLGLGGLTTLGMHLFGERGAEPTAAAETTDMPMPPQAKPGEGKKPPTTPGQGQPTTTKPGKPPEPAPVPTAPVEPRFSFYKVLPEKEVIIPENEIKTLKREEESFGKPGQNGIYMVQAGSFTHQQDAEKLKAQLGLLKIKAKLEMIKLENTAWFRVKVGPYASLADADKVRQYLRANKIDSVVQRATK, from the coding sequence ATGTCCAAGGACTACAAAAACCGCATCCCCGCCTATCGCCGCGAAAACCAGCGCAAAAGCCCGGCGCGGGCCTGGGGCTGGGCCGGGGCGGCGGTCCTCGGCCTCGGGGGGTTGACAACCTTGGGCATGCATCTGTTCGGGGAGCGCGGCGCGGAACCGACGGCGGCGGCGGAAACCACGGACATGCCCATGCCGCCCCAGGCCAAGCCGGGCGAGGGCAAGAAGCCGCCGACCACACCGGGCCAGGGCCAGCCCACCACCACCAAGCCCGGCAAGCCCCCGGAACCCGCCCCGGTACCGACCGCGCCGGTCGAACCGCGCTTCAGCTTCTACAAGGTATTGCCGGAAAAGGAAGTCATCATCCCCGAGAACGAGATCAAGACCCTCAAGCGCGAGGAAGAAAGCTTCGGCAAACCGGGGCAGAACGGCATCTATATGGTGCAGGCCGGTTCCTTCACCCACCAGCAGGACGCCGAGAAACTGAAGGCCCAGCTCGGCCTGCTCAAGATCAAGGCCAAGCTGGAGATGATCAAGCTGGAAAACACCGCCTGGTTCCGGGTCAAGGTCGGTCCCTACGCCAGCCTCGCCGACGCCGACAAGGTGCGGCAATACCTCCGCGCCAACAAGATCGACAGCGTGGTGCAGCGGGCGACCAAGTAG
- a CDS encoding exo-beta-N-acetylmuramidase NamZ family protein: MRFGIDRLLEDATLRAPLEGRRVALLAHPASVTAEGVHSLDALAALDDIYLSAAFGPQHGLRGDKQDNMVESPNFRDPVHGIPVYSLYGAVRRPTPAMMDDFDVLLVDLQDLGCRIYTFITTLRYVLEEAARHGKAVWVLDRPNPVGRPVEGSILKPGWESFVGAGPLPMRHGLTLGELGHWFVTRLGLEVDYRVVAMTGWAPERAPGYGWPLGVRAWINPSPNAPNLWMARCYAGTVMLEGTTLSEGRGTTRPLEGFGAPDLDAERLVATMRGLAPEWLRGCRLRTCWFEPTFHKHVGRLCAGVQIQVEDAAYDHAAFRPWRLQALAFKALRKLDPDYPLWRDFPYEYEYGRLAIDLINGGEDLRLWVDDAAAEPGDLETWAGPDEAAWLAEREAVLLYR, encoded by the coding sequence ATGCGATTCGGCATAGACCGCCTGCTCGAAGACGCCACCCTGCGCGCGCCCTTGGAGGGGCGGCGGGTGGCTTTGCTGGCCCATCCGGCTTCGGTGACGGCGGAGGGCGTCCATAGCCTGGACGCCCTGGCGGCACTGGACGATATCTACCTGAGCGCCGCTTTCGGACCCCAGCACGGGCTGCGCGGCGACAAGCAGGACAATATGGTCGAATCGCCCAATTTCCGCGATCCGGTCCACGGCATCCCGGTGTATAGCCTGTATGGCGCGGTGCGCCGTCCCACGCCGGCGATGATGGACGACTTCGATGTGCTGCTGGTGGATTTGCAGGATTTGGGGTGCCGCATCTACACCTTCATCACCACCTTGCGCTATGTGTTGGAAGAGGCCGCCCGCCATGGCAAGGCGGTGTGGGTGCTGGACCGGCCCAATCCGGTGGGGCGTCCGGTCGAGGGCTCGATCCTCAAGCCGGGCTGGGAGAGCTTCGTCGGCGCGGGTCCGCTGCCGATGCGGCATGGCTTGACCCTGGGCGAACTGGGCCATTGGTTCGTGACCAGGTTGGGCCTGGAGGTGGATTATCGGGTGGTGGCGATGACGGGCTGGGCACCGGAGCGGGCGCCCGGCTATGGCTGGCCGCTGGGCGTGCGGGCCTGGATCAACCCCAGCCCCAACGCGCCCAACCTGTGGATGGCGCGGTGCTATGCGGGCACGGTGATGCTGGAAGGCACCACGCTATCGGAAGGCCGCGGCACCACCCGCCCGCTGGAAGGCTTCGGCGCCCCCGATCTGGACGCGGAGCGGTTGGTCGCCACCATGCGCGGTTTGGCCCCGGAGTGGCTGCGTGGCTGCCGGTTGCGGACCTGCTGGTTCGAGCCGACCTTCCACAAGCATGTGGGGCGGCTGTGCGCCGGGGTGCAAATCCAGGTCGAGGACGCCGCCTACGACCACGCCGCTTTCCGGCCTTGGCGGTTGCAGGCGCTGGCGTTCAAGGCGCTGCGGAAGCTCGATCCCGATTATCCCTTGTGGCGGGATTTCCCCTACGAATACGAATATGGCCGGCTCGCCATCGATCTCATCAACGGCGGCGAAGACTTACGCCTGTGGGTGGACGACGCCGCGGCGGAGCCGGGCGACCTCGAAACCTGGGCCGGGCCGGACGAGGCGGCGTGGTTGGCGGAGCGGGAGGCGGTGTTGCTGTATCGCTGA
- a CDS encoding DOMON-like domain-containing protein → MSVIVLQPHPATPCAAIHRFQVRAGLDPSGRLALGYAVEGDIDGLLIPAPAAPGRADGLWRQTCCEAFLARPGLPGYLEFNFSPCGAWAAYRFRAYRAGMAVAEPAQPPLVQVHRTPYRLALSATVELRGLVPEPAGTGYRMALSAVVEDRDGGLSYWALAHPPGRPDFHHDHGFALVLSPSHP, encoded by the coding sequence ATGTCCGTTATCGTTTTGCAGCCCCATCCCGCCACGCCCTGTGCCGCCATCCATCGTTTCCAGGTCCGGGCCGGACTCGATCCCTCTGGACGCTTGGCGCTGGGATACGCCGTCGAGGGCGATATCGACGGACTCTTGATCCCCGCGCCCGCCGCTCCGGGCCGGGCCGATGGCCTGTGGCGGCAGACCTGCTGCGAGGCGTTCCTGGCCCGGCCTGGCCTGCCTGGGTATCTCGAATTCAATTTCTCGCCTTGCGGGGCCTGGGCGGCCTACCGTTTCCGGGCCTACCGCGCGGGCATGGCGGTGGCGGAACCCGCCCAGCCGCCGCTGGTCCAGGTCCACCGCACGCCTTATCGGCTCGCATTGAGCGCCACCGTCGAGTTGCGGGGGCTGGTGCCCGAGCCCGCCGGGACCGGCTACCGCATGGCCCTGTCCGCCGTGGTGGAGGACCGGGACGGCGGGTTGTCCTACTGGGCCTTGGCCCATCCGCCGGGCCGACCGGATTTCCACCACGACCACGGCTTCGCCCTGGTCTTGTCCCCTTCCCATCCCTAG
- a CDS encoding GGDEF domain-containing protein has protein sequence MPYTPRLLDQIALLTGMRDIELLEFSLLKTLSEVTQPTAISLLRLDKNDHPTSMLRYRREGRHEVDFGDIELPAEVVDLLPVVKRTRKPHSRRGEDGNFLTIYLGAESQTADSYLLATTDHPPANDTKRLYTCFLQIYQNFCALLDESQRDPLTGLPNRKTFEDSINKVLGLIPHRPLPAATSDRATSYWLGIIDIDRFKSINDTFGHLYGDEVLLLVAQLMQRHFRGGDLLFRYGGEEFVAIIAGADQEGAKSAFDRLRASVAGHPFPQIGEVTISIGVVQIMPDALTPTLLDMADRALYYAKQNGRNQVCLYEELVEHGVIEPHLVDLNPMEYF, from the coding sequence ATGCCATATACACCCCGCCTGCTCGATCAAATCGCCCTGCTGACCGGAATGCGGGATATCGAACTCCTGGAATTCAGCCTGCTGAAAACCCTGAGCGAAGTGACCCAGCCCACGGCGATCAGCCTGCTCCGCCTCGACAAAAACGACCATCCGACCTCTATGCTGCGCTATCGGCGCGAAGGGCGGCACGAAGTCGACTTCGGCGATATCGAGCTTCCGGCCGAGGTCGTGGACTTGCTCCCGGTGGTGAAACGCACGCGCAAACCCCACAGTCGACGCGGCGAAGACGGCAATTTCCTGACGATCTACCTGGGGGCCGAATCGCAAACCGCCGACAGCTACCTGCTGGCGACCACCGACCACCCACCCGCCAACGACACCAAGCGCCTATACACCTGCTTCTTGCAAATCTACCAGAACTTCTGCGCCCTGCTCGACGAGTCCCAGCGCGACCCGCTGACCGGACTGCCCAACCGCAAGACCTTCGAGGACAGCATCAACAAAGTCCTGGGCCTGATCCCACACCGCCCGCTGCCCGCCGCCACCTCGGACCGGGCGACCTCGTATTGGCTGGGGATCATCGATATCGACCGTTTCAAGAGCATCAACGACACTTTCGGCCACCTCTACGGCGACGAGGTTTTGCTCCTGGTCGCGCAACTCATGCAACGCCATTTCCGGGGTGGGGATTTGTTATTCCGCTATGGCGGCGAGGAGTTCGTGGCGATCATCGCCGGGGCCGACCAAGAAGGGGCGAAAAGCGCCTTCGACCGCCTCCGCGCCTCCGTGGCCGGCCACCCCTTTCCACAGATCGGCGAAGTCACCATCAGCATCGGGGTGGTCCAGATCATGCCCGATGCGCTCACGCCCACCCTGCTCGACATGGCCGACCGGGCGCTTTATTACGCCAAGCAGAATGGCCGCAACCAAGTATGCCTGTACGAGGAATTGGTGGAACACGGCGTTATCGAGCCGCACCTAGTGGATTTGAATCCCATGGAATATTTCTAG
- a CDS encoding IS5 family transposase: MLKTGCQWNCLPPCYGSKSAVHEHFQRWAAAGVFTEMFRWSAADYEELEGFELAWQSMDGSLVQAPVRQAHCRKDEGLGRNPTDRGRSGGKIHLQVDGKGMPFAVVQAGANVHDSRLVTVTVEAAVIAAPAGTQQGPRHLCLDKGYGYERVEREVAGLGYVPHIRKIGEEKRPGSAETHPARRWVVERTFAWLKGFRAIRTRYTCRGANYLALLQFACALILERRIKANSA, translated from the coding sequence GTGCTCAAAACTGGTTGCCAATGGAATTGCCTGCCGCCCTGCTATGGCTCGAAGAGCGCGGTCCACGAACACTTCCAGCGATGGGCCGCTGCGGGCGTGTTCACGGAGATGTTCCGCTGGTCGGCGGCGGATTATGAGGAGCTTGAGGGTTTTGAACTGGCCTGGCAGTCGATGGACGGCAGCCTGGTGCAGGCCCCGGTGCGCCAAGCCCACTGCCGGAAGGACGAGGGGCTGGGGCGCAATCCCACGGATCGCGGGCGTAGTGGCGGCAAGATCCACCTCCAGGTGGATGGGAAAGGGATGCCCTTTGCCGTCGTGCAAGCCGGGGCCAACGTACACGACAGCCGCTTGGTGACTGTCACGGTCGAGGCGGCCGTGATCGCGGCACCCGCCGGCACCCAGCAAGGACCCCGGCATCTTTGCCTGGACAAGGGTTATGGGTACGAGCGGGTTGAGCGGGAGGTTGCGGGATTGGGCTACGTTCCCCACATTCGCAAGATCGGCGAGGAAAAACGCCCCGGCTCCGCGGAAACACACCCCGCTCGGCGGTGGGTGGTGGAGCGGACATTCGCTTGGCTCAAGGGCTTCCGGGCCATCCGAACCCGCTACACCTGCCGTGGAGCCAATTATTTGGCCCTTCTTCAATTCGCCTGCGCCCTAATCCTTGAAAGACGGATCAAGGCCAACTCCGCGTAA